From Bdellovibrio bacteriovorus, a single genomic window includes:
- a CDS encoding outer membrane protein assembly factor BamB family protein, whose translation MKNLLLGSLLLCLAGCTTMDRTLEQWSSKNNNKREYEVKTAWVRQTTEKDNLGFRKINRMTPVLAGDLVIQGNGLDGLVAYEKESGQLKWRLPIQNGIEPSATIIRDRLFVGASDGNFYSISASTGEIQWSFATKAENLSAPLLEEGVVYFLAGNNVFYALDAATGRQIWLYSRQDTSQFSIRGGSQAAFKNGTLYVGFSDGSLVALNAQTGAVVWELQLNRNKRFRDIDATPVIDGNQLYIAGYDDKLYCVSVDKGEVLWRIDGGGYSAVTMAGDKIFYPTTNGEVWALKKSNGDKVWTYKLKDGIASQVKTYKGTLVFGESQGSLRFLDPNTGSALGSIEPGRGILSSPQVDEKAGRVYFISGEANLFAIQAGWIKTPYFKE comes from the coding sequence ATGAAGAATTTGCTTCTAGGATCTCTTTTATTATGTCTTGCGGGGTGTACGACCATGGATCGCACCCTTGAGCAATGGAGTTCTAAAAATAACAATAAAAGAGAATACGAAGTTAAAACAGCTTGGGTTCGTCAGACGACCGAAAAAGACAACCTAGGCTTTCGTAAAATCAATCGCATGACTCCAGTTCTTGCGGGGGATTTAGTGATTCAAGGAAATGGTCTTGATGGCTTGGTTGCTTATGAAAAAGAAAGCGGCCAGTTGAAATGGCGTCTTCCGATCCAGAACGGGATTGAGCCTAGCGCTACGATCATTCGCGATCGCCTTTTCGTCGGCGCGAGTGACGGGAATTTCTATTCTATTTCTGCCAGTACTGGCGAAATTCAGTGGTCTTTTGCAACGAAGGCCGAAAATCTTTCAGCACCTTTGCTTGAAGAAGGGGTTGTTTACTTCTTAGCTGGAAATAACGTTTTTTACGCGTTAGATGCCGCTACCGGAAGACAGATCTGGCTTTACTCTCGCCAGGATACGTCTCAGTTTTCTATCCGTGGTGGCAGTCAGGCCGCATTTAAGAACGGAACCTTGTATGTCGGATTCTCGGATGGTTCTTTAGTCGCGTTGAACGCGCAAACGGGTGCGGTCGTTTGGGAGCTTCAATTAAATCGTAACAAACGTTTCCGTGATATCGATGCCACTCCGGTGATTGATGGCAATCAGCTTTATATCGCAGGCTATGATGACAAGCTTTACTGTGTGTCCGTTGATAAAGGTGAAGTCTTGTGGCGTATTGATGGCGGTGGTTACAGTGCTGTGACTATGGCCGGAGATAAAATCTTTTACCCTACGACGAACGGCGAAGTCTGGGCTTTAAAAAAGTCCAACGGCGACAAAGTGTGGACTTATAAATTAAAAGACGGCATCGCTTCTCAGGTAAAGACATATAAAGGAACATTGGTGTTTGGAGAATCTCAAGGAAGCCTTCGTTTCTTAGATCCAAATACAGGTTCTGCTTTGGGAAGTATCGAGCCAGGACGTGGTATTCTTTCATCTCCCCAGGTAGATGAAAAAGCCGGCCGTGTGTATTTCATTTCAGGCGAAGCCAATCTTTTTGCGATTCAAGCAGGTTGGATTAAAACACCTTATTTTAAGGAGTAA
- a CDS encoding Glu/Leu/Phe/Val family dehydrogenase, translating to MKEPTLGTFELISKHGDHEQVVFCNDPHVGLKAIIAIHNTSLGPALGGTRMWNYKNEDEALVDVLRLSKGMTYKAAASGLNLGGGKAVIIGDPKTQKSEGLFRAFGQFVNSLNGKYITAEDVGTSVQDMEHIYMETPWVTGIPKDFGGSGDPSPYTAHGVLMGIKASAKEKFGTDSLKGLRVAVQGLGNVGSNLVKYLKEEGAEITVADIDMGRTKKVAEASGSKAVSPDEILSVECDILAPCALGAIVNDQTITKFKTKVIAGGANNILAEARHGDQLKELGILYAPDYVINAGGLMNVFVELEGYSQERAFEKTKRVYDNILKVYEIAKRDNIGTHTAADRLAEERINTIGRLKQRHPGKSSRSFTTLKEVYNR from the coding sequence ATGAAGGAGCCTACTTTGGGAACTTTTGAGCTTATTTCTAAGCATGGAGACCATGAGCAAGTTGTTTTCTGTAACGACCCTCACGTTGGTCTTAAAGCCATCATCGCAATTCACAACACTTCTTTAGGGCCTGCTCTTGGTGGTACACGTATGTGGAACTACAAGAATGAAGATGAGGCTTTGGTAGACGTTCTTCGTTTGTCTAAAGGTATGACTTACAAAGCAGCTGCTTCAGGTTTGAACTTGGGTGGCGGTAAAGCGGTCATCATCGGCGATCCAAAAACTCAAAAATCAGAAGGCCTTTTCAGAGCTTTTGGTCAGTTCGTAAACTCTTTAAATGGTAAATACATCACGGCTGAAGACGTAGGTACTTCAGTTCAAGATATGGAACACATCTACATGGAAACTCCTTGGGTGACAGGTATCCCTAAGGATTTCGGTGGTTCTGGTGACCCGTCTCCTTACACAGCACACGGTGTTTTGATGGGGATCAAAGCTTCTGCGAAAGAAAAATTCGGTACAGATTCTTTGAAAGGTTTGAGAGTGGCGGTTCAAGGTCTTGGTAACGTGGGTTCCAACCTTGTGAAGTACTTGAAAGAAGAAGGCGCGGAAATCACGGTTGCGGATATCGATATGGGCCGCACTAAAAAAGTCGCTGAAGCTTCGGGTTCTAAGGCCGTTTCTCCAGACGAAATTCTTTCTGTAGAGTGTGATATCTTGGCGCCATGTGCGTTGGGTGCGATCGTCAATGATCAAACTATCACGAAGTTCAAAACTAAAGTGATCGCTGGTGGAGCAAACAACATCCTTGCTGAAGCACGCCACGGTGATCAATTGAAAGAATTGGGCATCCTTTACGCTCCAGACTACGTGATCAATGCCGGCGGCTTGATGAACGTCTTCGTAGAGCTAGAGGGTTACTCTCAAGAACGTGCGTTCGAAAAAACGAAACGCGTTTACGACAACATCCTTAAAGTTTACGAAATCGCAAAACGTGACAATATCGGAACTCACACTGCGGCAGACCGTTTGGCTGAAGAGCGTATCAACACGATTGGTCGCTTGAAACAACGTCACCCAGGTAAGTCTTCTCGTTCATTCACTACGCTTAAAGAAGTTTATAACCGCTAG
- a CDS encoding tetratricopeptide repeat protein, with the protein MSTKISKEDLKSPDQVTQTLRKGFIWTTTHSKMVIIAVIAFVVVGLGASIAGYLSQKKEVSQQEKYFLLEKAYNEKKAGFEEAARAEIMAAQTKDKKNVPAFDPAKKASGDLQKDYGTVITGFESFISEAPKTKAAQMAALNVSEIYANYGKQDEALSTLQKVEAGLDKDDMLTALVWMQMGNILAAKNDCKGAIEKWQALSGQKSLAFAHDEAKLRMGLCFESMNDLTKAEEIYTEIAKKEDQNTTDFAAAREAQKYLRLLKAKKNL; encoded by the coding sequence TTGAGCACAAAGATTTCTAAAGAAGATTTGAAGTCCCCAGATCAGGTTACACAAACTTTGAGAAAGGGTTTTATTTGGACAACAACTCACTCCAAAATGGTGATTATCGCCGTGATTGCTTTTGTGGTTGTTGGTCTTGGTGCTTCTATTGCGGGTTATTTGTCGCAAAAGAAAGAAGTGTCTCAACAGGAAAAGTATTTCCTTCTGGAAAAGGCTTATAACGAAAAGAAGGCTGGCTTTGAAGAAGCGGCTCGCGCAGAAATCATGGCTGCTCAAACAAAAGATAAAAAGAACGTTCCTGCGTTTGATCCAGCTAAAAAAGCGTCTGGTGATTTGCAAAAAGATTACGGCACTGTGATCACTGGCTTTGAGTCATTTATTTCTGAGGCGCCAAAAACAAAAGCGGCGCAAATGGCGGCTTTGAACGTTAGCGAAATCTATGCAAACTACGGTAAGCAAGATGAAGCTTTGTCGACACTACAAAAAGTAGAAGCAGGTCTGGATAAAGACGATATGCTAACGGCTTTGGTGTGGATGCAAATGGGCAACATCCTTGCTGCGAAAAATGACTGCAAAGGTGCGATTGAAAAATGGCAAGCTTTGTCTGGTCAGAAGTCTTTGGCGTTTGCGCATGACGAAGCTAAACTTCGTATGGGCCTTTGCTTTGAATCTATGAATGACCTGACTAAGGCTGAAGAGATTTACACTGAGATCGCGAAAAAAGAAGATCAAAATACGACAGACTTTGCAGCCGCACGTGAAGCTCAAAAATATCTTCGTCTTTTGAAAGCTAAGAAGAACCTTTAA